In Edaphobacter paludis, a single window of DNA contains:
- a CDS encoding beta-ketoacyl-[acyl-carrier-protein] synthase family protein, giving the protein MNRVVVTGLGCVTPIGSTVEDFRTALFSGQTGIGPFPDFPEAPGETQGLRFTQSARVKDFDPRQHLESGIVVSTDRTTQFAIVAARQAAQHSNFLQHHAADSVAIIVGCACGGRQAEETETAKLYTRDARVHPLTVTRTMASAGASHISIDLGITGPVLNISTACSSGTHAIGLAFQMVRAGMVSAAITGGHEAPLTFGFLRAWDSMRVVSPTQCRPFSADRDGMTLGEGSAMLVLETLESAQARNAPIYAEIVGFGSSADAHHITQPAPEGAAAAMRKALDDASTSPDGANGLLDQVGYISTHGTGTQANDATEAAAIHQLFGSRASQIPVSSTKSLHGHSIGATGALEAMATILALYSGRLPANAGVTQIDPAIDLDVILNVPREATPRLALSNSLAFGGLNAVLAVRPFGDIERHP; this is encoded by the coding sequence GTGAATCGCGTTGTAGTTACCGGCCTCGGCTGTGTCACCCCCATCGGCAGCACCGTCGAAGACTTCCGCACCGCACTCTTCTCTGGCCAGACCGGCATCGGCCCCTTCCCCGACTTCCCCGAAGCACCCGGTGAAACCCAGGGCCTCCGCTTCACCCAATCCGCCCGCGTCAAGGACTTCGATCCCCGTCAGCATCTTGAATCGGGCATTGTCGTCTCCACCGACCGCACCACTCAATTCGCCATCGTGGCCGCCCGCCAGGCCGCCCAGCACAGCAACTTCCTCCAGCACCATGCGGCAGATAGCGTCGCCATCATCGTGGGTTGCGCCTGCGGAGGCCGTCAGGCCGAAGAGACCGAAACCGCCAAACTCTACACCCGCGACGCTCGCGTGCACCCGCTCACCGTCACCCGCACCATGGCCTCTGCCGGAGCCAGCCACATCTCCATCGACCTCGGTATCACCGGCCCCGTTCTTAATATCTCCACCGCCTGCTCCTCCGGAACCCACGCCATCGGCCTCGCCTTCCAGATGGTCCGCGCAGGCATGGTCTCGGCAGCCATCACCGGAGGGCACGAAGCCCCGCTCACCTTCGGCTTCCTCCGCGCCTGGGATTCGATGCGCGTCGTCTCTCCCACCCAGTGCCGCCCCTTCTCCGCCGACCGCGACGGCATGACCCTGGGCGAAGGCAGCGCCATGCTCGTCCTCGAAACCCTCGAGTCGGCCCAGGCCCGCAACGCCCCCATCTACGCCGAAATCGTCGGCTTCGGCAGCTCCGCCGACGCCCACCACATCACCCAGCCCGCTCCCGAAGGCGCAGCCGCCGCCATGCGCAAGGCCCTCGACGATGCCAGCACATCACCAGATGGTGCCAACGGCCTATTGGATCAGGTCGGCTACATCAGCACTCATGGCACCGGGACCCAGGCCAATGACGCCACTGAAGCCGCCGCCATCCACCAACTCTTTGGCTCCCGCGCCTCCCAAATTCCTGTCAGCTCCACCAAATCTCTCCACGGCCACTCGATCGGGGCCACCGGAGCCCTTGAAGCAATGGCCACGATCCTCGCCCTTTACAGCGGACGGCTCCCCGCCAACGCCGGCGTCACCCAGATCGATCCGGCTATCGACCTTGATGTCATCCTGAACGTCCCTCGCGAAGCCACTCCCCGGCTAGCTCTCTCGAACTCCCTGGCCTTCGGCGGCCTCAACGCCGTCCTGGCCGTTCGTCCCTTCGGAGACATCGAACGCCACCCATGA
- a CDS encoding phosphatase PAP2 family protein, producing the protein MFTIAALLCCFGLPNGAIAQGASGSGSQQEFHGSTSALPDAPQPNSDEKATVTLQGTPLSILKDQAAIWTSPARIREGDLVWLVPLAAATGVGIATDHHAMASVVTHDAGFNNTSVNASNVLFGGFIAAPVALYGMGYLKGNEHARETGLLSGEALVDGLVVDEAMKLVFRRERPLINNARGHFFDGSVSDSSFPSTHSVLAWSSAAVMAGEYPSRWAQVGIYTMATGVSLTRVMGQEHFPTDVLVGSAAGWLIGHYIFRAHHRHGLLQSH; encoded by the coding sequence ATGTTCACGATTGCAGCGCTTCTGTGCTGTTTTGGTTTGCCTAATGGCGCGATTGCCCAGGGAGCGAGTGGAAGCGGCAGTCAGCAGGAGTTTCACGGCAGTACGTCGGCGTTGCCGGATGCGCCGCAGCCCAACTCTGATGAAAAAGCAACTGTGACGCTTCAAGGGACGCCACTGAGCATCTTGAAGGATCAGGCTGCGATCTGGACGAGTCCGGCGCGGATTCGCGAGGGTGATCTGGTGTGGCTGGTGCCGCTGGCGGCGGCGACAGGTGTGGGGATTGCGACGGACCATCATGCGATGGCCTCGGTCGTGACCCATGATGCGGGTTTCAACAACACTAGTGTGAATGCCTCCAATGTGCTCTTTGGCGGGTTTATTGCCGCGCCGGTGGCGCTTTATGGGATGGGGTATCTCAAGGGCAATGAACACGCCCGGGAGACGGGCCTGTTGAGCGGCGAAGCGCTGGTAGATGGACTAGTGGTCGACGAGGCGATGAAGCTGGTCTTCCGGCGGGAGCGGCCGTTGATCAATAACGCTCGTGGACATTTTTTCGACGGAAGCGTGTCCGATTCGTCGTTCCCATCGACTCACAGCGTGCTGGCGTGGTCGTCTGCCGCAGTGATGGCGGGGGAGTATCCGTCAAGATGGGCACAGGTGGGGATTTATACGATGGCTACCGGGGTGAGCCTCACGCGGGTGATGGGGCAGGAGCATTTTCCGACGGATGTACTGGTTGGGAGCGCCGCTGGATGGTTGATCGGGCACTACATCTTTCGTGCGCACCATAGGCATGGGTTATTGCAGAGCCACTAG
- a CDS encoding glycosyltransferase family 2 protein yields the protein MISILILTRNEQHDLPDCLASVAWSDDVHVFDSFSTDDTVAIAQAAGAYVHQRTFDDYATHRNAALTSIPFKHPWVLLLDADERPTPELSHEMQQIVLAATSETSGFRLRRRDFLFGTWLKHAQISPFYIRLVRPERSRYTRAINEVIEVEGVIADLSYPLDHYPFSKGIAHWIAKHNLYSTMEAELIHRQQGLQNPSWKAALSDPDFHTRRLHQKAIFYRLPGRPIIKWLYMMFLRGAILDGPAGVTYATLQSIYEYFIVLKTKELQRGGA from the coding sequence TTGATCTCGATCCTCATCCTCACCCGCAACGAGCAGCATGACCTCCCCGATTGCCTTGCCTCCGTCGCCTGGTCCGACGACGTCCACGTCTTCGACTCCTTCTCGACCGACGACACTGTAGCCATCGCCCAGGCTGCCGGAGCCTACGTCCATCAGCGCACCTTCGACGACTACGCCACCCACCGCAACGCCGCCCTCACCTCGATCCCCTTCAAGCACCCCTGGGTCTTGCTGCTCGACGCCGACGAGCGCCCCACCCCCGAACTCTCCCACGAGATGCAGCAAATCGTCCTGGCCGCCACCAGCGAAACCTCAGGTTTCCGCCTCCGCCGCCGCGACTTCCTCTTCGGCACCTGGCTCAAACACGCGCAGATCTCGCCCTTCTACATCCGCCTCGTCCGCCCAGAGCGAAGCCGCTACACCCGCGCCATCAACGAGGTCATCGAAGTGGAGGGCGTCATCGCCGACCTCAGCTATCCACTCGACCATTACCCGTTTTCCAAAGGAATCGCTCACTGGATCGCCAAACACAACCTCTACTCCACCATGGAGGCTGAGCTAATCCACCGCCAGCAGGGGCTGCAAAATCCATCCTGGAAGGCCGCTCTGAGCGACCCCGACTTTCACACCCGACGCCTGCACCAGAAGGCAATCTTCTATCGCCTGCCCGGTCGCCCCATCATCAAGTGGCTCTACATGATGTTCCTGCGCGGAGCCATCCTCGACGGCCCGGCGGGCGTAACCTACGCCACCCTGCAATCCATCTACGAATACTTCATCGTTCTGAAGACAAAGGAACTGCAGCGCGGCGGAGCGTGA
- a CDS encoding DoxX family membrane protein, which produces MTTFDKRLNASWWALRIALGVVPIVSGIDKYFNKLTDWGMYLSPYVTKIVPLSTPAFMHIVGVVEIVAGVLVLSRWTKIGSYIVMLWLIGIALNLLTTGMFYDIAVRDLEIAVGAFALSQLSTVREAYGQAVVN; this is translated from the coding sequence ATGACGACGTTCGATAAACGCCTCAATGCCAGTTGGTGGGCGCTACGGATTGCATTGGGTGTGGTGCCTATCGTTTCTGGAATTGATAAATATTTCAACAAGTTGACGGACTGGGGGATGTATCTTAGCCCTTATGTGACCAAGATCGTTCCCCTGAGTACGCCTGCTTTCATGCACATCGTCGGCGTTGTGGAGATTGTTGCAGGCGTGTTGGTCCTGAGCCGCTGGACGAAGATTGGCAGCTACATTGTCATGCTGTGGTTGATTGGCATAGCGCTGAACCTGTTGACGACGGGGATGTTCTACGACATTGCCGTTCGGGATCTTGAGATTGCCGTCGGCGCGTTTGCGCTCTCGCAGCTTTCAACGGTGCGCGAAGCCTATGGGCAGGCAGTAGTGAACTAG
- a CDS encoding RNA polymerase sigma factor gives MKTTGILENSKALTDLEIIARVQAGERALYEIIMRRYNQRLYRVTRAILHDDTEAEDVMQDAYVRAYTHLSQFAGRSAFSTWLTRIAVHEALTRLRSRNRHPQVDVTEYDGEISMKMPGTSSNPEYNASAAQLREFLEEAVLNLPESYRTVIMLRDIEELSTAETAEALDLTEENVKVRLHRGHGMIRSWLFERIGTKAKEAFPFMGIRCDRVVENVFDRLEKLAAANPQIQ, from the coding sequence ATGAAAACGACCGGAATCCTCGAAAATTCGAAAGCACTCACTGACCTGGAAATCATAGCCCGCGTCCAGGCAGGAGAGCGCGCGCTATACGAAATTATTATGCGCCGCTACAACCAGCGTCTCTATCGCGTCACCCGCGCCATCCTGCACGACGATACCGAAGCCGAAGACGTCATGCAGGACGCCTACGTCCGCGCCTACACGCATCTCAGTCAATTCGCAGGCCGGTCGGCATTTTCCACCTGGCTGACACGCATCGCCGTTCACGAGGCGCTGACCCGCCTTCGCTCGCGCAACCGACATCCGCAGGTAGACGTTACCGAATACGACGGAGAGATATCGATGAAGATGCCCGGCACATCGTCCAACCCGGAATACAACGCTTCGGCGGCACAATTGAGAGAGTTCCTGGAGGAAGCTGTGCTCAATCTCCCCGAAAGCTACCGCACCGTCATCATGCTCCGCGATATCGAAGAGCTGAGTACCGCCGAGACTGCCGAGGCGCTCGATCTTACCGAAGAAAACGTTAAGGTTCGCTTGCATCGAGGCCATGGAATGATCAGAAGCTGGCTCTTCGAGCGCATCGGAACCAAAGCAAAAGAAGCTTTTCCCTTCATGGGCATCCGCTGTGACCGTGTCGTCGAAAACGTCTTCGACCGCCTCGAAAAACTTGCTGCCGCGAACCCGCAGATTCAGTAG
- a CDS encoding phosphoketolase family protein gives MSSVSTPISKTKQAKNIETGPLTVDELRRIDAYWRACNYLSAGMLYLQKNPLLREPLKAEHIKNRLLGHWGSDPGQSFTWVHLNRLIKKYDLNLIYLSGPGHGAPATLSNCYLEGVYSEVYPDKSDDEEGMQRFMKHFSFPGGIGSHCTPETPGSIHEGGELGYSLSHGFGAAFDNPDLIVAVVVGDGEAETGPLATSWHSNKFLNPVRDGAVLPVLHLNGYKIANPTVLARIPPEELEWMFKGYGWNPYVVEGDDPAVMHQLMAEVAEKCVLEIREIQKKARAAKAGTTLERPRWPMIILRSPKGWTGPKELDGHKVEGFWRAHQIPILDPKTNPAHLKLVEKWLRSYKPEELFDEKGKLIAELKELAPVGRRRITANPHANGGLLRKPLDLPDFREYAVKVENPGQIEVSSTDTLAHFLRDVMRNNMTNFRVFGPDETASNKLQEIYQASKKTWMSKILPEDADGTEIAPDGRVMEMLSEHTLEGWFEGYVLTGRHGFFSSYEAFVHIIDSMFNQHAKWLEKSKLELRWRAPISSINLLITSLVWRQDHNGFTHQDPGFLDVVANKSPHVTRIYLPPDANCLLSVGAHCLRSTNYVNVIVADKALHLQYLDMDSAVRHCTKGIGIWDWASTDAGEEPDVVMACAGDIPTSEALAAVAILRERCTDLKIRFVNVVDLFRLMPETEHPHGLSDSEFDSLFTKDKPVIFNFHAYASLIHKFTYRRTNHDNIHVRGYKEQGNINTPLELAILNQVDRFNLAIDVIDRVPRLQATAAHTKQWLQDQIIDSVNYAHENGIDREEITGWKWPD, from the coding sequence ATGAGCAGCGTTTCTACCCCTATATCCAAGACGAAGCAGGCAAAGAATATCGAGACCGGTCCTCTGACGGTCGATGAGTTGCGCAGGATCGATGCCTACTGGCGCGCCTGCAACTACCTGAGTGCGGGAATGCTTTATCTACAGAAGAACCCTCTGCTGCGGGAGCCGCTGAAGGCCGAACATATCAAGAACCGGCTGCTGGGGCATTGGGGATCGGACCCAGGACAGAGCTTTACATGGGTGCATCTGAACCGGTTGATCAAGAAATACGATTTGAACCTGATTTATCTTTCGGGGCCGGGGCATGGCGCTCCGGCGACGCTGTCGAACTGCTATCTCGAAGGCGTGTATTCGGAGGTGTATCCGGATAAAAGCGACGACGAGGAGGGGATGCAACGGTTCATGAAGCATTTCTCGTTTCCGGGCGGAATCGGGAGCCATTGCACACCGGAGACGCCGGGGTCGATCCACGAGGGTGGAGAGCTGGGATATAGTCTGTCGCATGGATTTGGCGCGGCGTTCGATAACCCTGACTTGATTGTGGCCGTGGTGGTGGGTGATGGCGAGGCGGAGACGGGGCCGCTGGCAACTTCGTGGCACTCGAATAAGTTTCTGAATCCGGTGCGCGATGGAGCGGTTCTGCCGGTGCTGCATTTAAATGGGTACAAGATTGCGAATCCGACGGTTCTCGCGCGTATTCCGCCGGAGGAGTTGGAGTGGATGTTCAAAGGCTATGGATGGAACCCCTATGTGGTGGAGGGAGATGATCCGGCGGTGATGCACCAGTTGATGGCAGAGGTGGCAGAGAAATGCGTGCTGGAGATTCGCGAGATTCAAAAGAAGGCTCGGGCGGCGAAGGCGGGAACCACGCTTGAGCGGCCACGTTGGCCGATGATTATTCTGCGGTCTCCCAAAGGATGGACAGGGCCGAAAGAGCTCGATGGTCATAAGGTCGAAGGATTTTGGCGAGCGCACCAGATTCCGATTCTCGATCCGAAGACGAACCCCGCCCATTTGAAGCTTGTCGAGAAGTGGCTACGGAGCTATAAGCCGGAGGAGTTGTTCGATGAAAAAGGCAAGCTGATTGCCGAACTGAAAGAACTGGCTCCAGTTGGCAGGCGGCGGATTACGGCGAATCCCCATGCGAATGGCGGGCTGTTGCGGAAGCCGCTCGATCTGCCGGACTTTCGTGAGTATGCGGTGAAGGTGGAGAATCCCGGGCAGATCGAGGTTTCATCGACTGATACGCTGGCGCATTTTCTGCGTGACGTGATGCGGAACAACATGACGAACTTCCGCGTGTTTGGGCCGGACGAGACGGCTTCGAATAAATTGCAGGAGATCTACCAGGCCAGCAAGAAGACGTGGATGTCGAAGATCCTGCCGGAAGATGCGGATGGGACGGAGATCGCTCCCGATGGCCGCGTGATGGAGATGTTAAGTGAGCACACGTTGGAGGGATGGTTCGAAGGCTATGTGCTGACGGGACGGCACGGATTTTTCTCGAGCTATGAGGCGTTCGTCCATATCATCGACTCGATGTTCAACCAGCATGCGAAGTGGCTGGAGAAGAGCAAGCTGGAGTTGCGATGGAGGGCACCGATTTCATCGATCAATTTGCTGATTACATCGCTGGTCTGGCGGCAGGATCATAACGGATTCACGCATCAGGACCCCGGGTTTCTTGATGTGGTGGCGAACAAGAGCCCGCACGTGACTCGTATCTATCTGCCGCCGGACGCGAATTGCCTATTGAGCGTTGGAGCCCATTGCCTGCGGAGCACGAATTATGTGAACGTGATTGTCGCGGACAAGGCTTTGCATCTGCAGTATCTCGATATGGATTCGGCGGTGAGGCATTGCACGAAGGGCATTGGGATATGGGACTGGGCCAGCACCGATGCGGGCGAAGAGCCGGATGTGGTGATGGCCTGTGCGGGCGATATTCCCACTTCTGAGGCGCTGGCGGCGGTAGCTATTCTGCGAGAGCGGTGCACGGATTTGAAGATACGTTTTGTGAATGTGGTGGACCTGTTCCGGCTGATGCCGGAGACGGAACATCCGCATGGACTATCGGACAGTGAGTTTGACAGCCTGTTTACGAAGGACAAGCCGGTGATCTTCAACTTCCATGCCTATGCTTCACTGATTCATAAGTTTACGTACCGGCGCACAAATCATGACAATATCCATGTGCGCGGATATAAGGAGCAGGGAAATATCAATACCCCACTGGAGTTGGCGATTTTGAATCAGGTGGACCGGTTCAACCTGGCAATCGATGTCATCGATCGGGTGCCGCGTTTGCAGGCTACCGCGGCTCATACGAAGCAGTGGCTGCAAGACCAGATTATCGACAGCGTAAATTACGCGCACGAGAATGGGATCGACAGGGAGGAGATTACCGGGTGGAAGTGGCCAGATTAA
- a CDS encoding acetate/propionate family kinase has translation MHILVINSGSSSIKFSLFEAGTREPVSLYEGEVSGIGSGKTTFTFKDVNGRDLSGGSSAVKADNAAEAIEVVVGAVRGPGMPDVDAVGYRVVHPGPKLKEHVRINDDVMQDLEEAVTFAPLHDPSAIEMICEMRSRFPAVPHYACFDTVFHQTMPEAAMAYAIPMEYRARGVRRYGFHGLSCESIVRQMGEAKIRLPQRMVIAHLGSGCSVTALVGGRSVDTTMGLTPTGGVVMGTRPGDLDPGLVLYLLRQQKGDRAASVEKLLNHKAGMVALSGLPNDMRGVREAAGKGNQRAALSLEIFTRSVKKAVGGFIALMGGVDAIVFAGGIGEHDARSRTEILGGMEALGVSVDSELNCKVSEGVRRISASESKTAIFVAPAKEDLMIAVHVDRMIQAGR, from the coding sequence ATGCATATTCTGGTGATTAATAGCGGGTCTTCGTCGATCAAGTTTTCACTCTTTGAGGCGGGCACGCGTGAACCTGTATCACTGTACGAGGGTGAGGTAAGTGGGATCGGCAGCGGGAAGACCACGTTCACATTCAAGGATGTAAATGGGCGGGATCTGAGCGGGGGGAGTTCGGCTGTAAAGGCTGACAACGCGGCCGAGGCGATCGAAGTGGTGGTGGGCGCGGTACGTGGCCCAGGAATGCCTGACGTGGATGCGGTGGGATACCGCGTGGTGCATCCGGGCCCAAAGCTGAAGGAACATGTGCGGATTAATGATGACGTGATGCAGGATCTGGAAGAGGCGGTGACATTTGCTCCGCTGCATGATCCTTCGGCCATTGAGATGATCTGCGAGATGAGATCGCGGTTTCCGGCGGTACCGCATTACGCCTGCTTCGATACTGTGTTTCATCAGACGATGCCCGAGGCGGCCATGGCTTATGCGATTCCGATGGAGTACCGAGCGCGGGGCGTGCGGCGGTATGGATTTCATGGGTTGAGCTGCGAATCGATCGTGCGGCAGATGGGGGAAGCGAAGATCCGTCTGCCGCAACGGATGGTAATCGCCCACCTGGGCAGCGGATGCAGTGTGACAGCGTTGGTCGGCGGCCGATCGGTGGATACGACGATGGGGCTGACGCCGACGGGCGGAGTGGTGATGGGCACGAGGCCGGGTGATCTCGATCCGGGGCTGGTGCTTTATTTGCTCAGGCAGCAGAAGGGTGATCGAGCGGCGTCGGTGGAGAAGTTGCTAAATCACAAGGCTGGCATGGTGGCATTGTCCGGTCTGCCGAATGATATGAGGGGAGTGCGGGAGGCTGCCGGCAAAGGGAATCAGCGGGCGGCGCTGTCGCTGGAGATCTTTACCCGCAGTGTGAAGAAGGCAGTGGGCGGCTTTATTGCGTTGATGGGTGGAGTGGATGCGATTGTGTTTGCCGGGGGGATCGGGGAGCATGATGCGCGGTCGCGGACGGAGATTCTGGGCGGTATGGAGGCGCTGGGAGTTTCTGTTGATTCTGAGTTAAATTGCAAGGTTAGCGAAGGAGTGCGGCGGATTAGTGCATCTGAATCAAAGACGGCGATTTTCGTCGCTCCAGCGAAAGAAGATCTGATGATTGCTGTGCATGTGGATCGCATGATCCAGGCCGGACGGTAG
- a CDS encoding mechanosensitive ion channel domain-containing protein encodes MRRLLIAVPAAVLVVLLVASYLTRGSMANLPFLRGGGGDSVETLVDQRPWQTAQALASMAVSVEEKRLAHDAERLADHEVDQAFAMALRMAALDTPVLKGDALSLSQKVASLKEMVKEDQATVDRLTKEAAALSKSPNGTVQSDDLDVAKAQLTLDNDELSDATDDLARMSGDQRGAIQQELTAREASMKKYDEQADSSAPTAVASAKKYGTLYGRAKSWFDQRNRMDLITQAKAEADADVVALTAQHAELEKKASAAEAAASGSGASGADAEEAVRGRVARMGQMHAIAQVHSILDDRLQTQQQLSKVYEQWLAQVQLQHRIVTHLLLQSFALISFLLLCAALMGALVRMMLNRSKMEQRNLHTLRTIVHLAIQFVTLVLVLLVIFGAPSHTPTILGLATAGLTVVFQDFILSFFGWFALMGKNGIRLGDWVEINGVAGEVIEIGVFRTALLETGNWTDKGHPTGRRVTFMNKYAISGQYFNFSTTGQWMWDEISVNVPQGEDTFKMIDQIHKAVLKETEEGGKQAEQEWQRATKQHDLSLFSAASSVEMRPAGAGIDILVRYVTRAGDRFEMRNRLYQLVIDLMHKTDGKSLPAKSASV; translated from the coding sequence ATGCGGAGACTTTTGATTGCGGTGCCGGCGGCGGTGCTGGTGGTGCTTCTGGTGGCGAGTTATTTGACGCGGGGCTCGATGGCGAATCTTCCGTTTTTGCGGGGCGGCGGTGGGGATTCGGTGGAGACGTTGGTGGACCAGCGGCCATGGCAGACGGCACAGGCGTTGGCTTCGATGGCGGTTTCGGTGGAGGAGAAGCGGCTGGCTCATGATGCAGAGCGGCTGGCGGACCATGAGGTCGATCAGGCGTTCGCCATGGCGCTGCGGATGGCCGCGCTGGATACGCCGGTGCTGAAGGGGGATGCGCTGTCGCTGTCGCAGAAGGTTGCGAGCCTGAAGGAGATGGTGAAGGAAGATCAGGCAACGGTGGACCGTCTCACGAAAGAGGCGGCGGCGCTGTCGAAGTCGCCGAATGGGACGGTGCAATCGGACGATCTGGATGTGGCGAAGGCGCAGTTGACGCTGGACAATGATGAACTGAGCGATGCCACTGACGATCTGGCGCGGATGAGCGGGGATCAGCGGGGAGCGATTCAGCAGGAGTTGACGGCGCGTGAGGCGTCGATGAAGAAGTACGACGAGCAGGCGGATAGCAGTGCGCCGACTGCGGTGGCTTCGGCAAAGAAATATGGGACGTTGTATGGAAGGGCGAAGTCGTGGTTCGATCAGCGGAACCGGATGGACCTGATTACGCAGGCGAAGGCCGAGGCGGATGCGGATGTGGTGGCGCTGACGGCACAACATGCGGAGCTTGAGAAGAAGGCGAGTGCGGCAGAGGCTGCGGCCAGTGGGAGCGGCGCGAGCGGGGCCGATGCCGAGGAGGCGGTGAGAGGGCGGGTGGCCCGGATGGGGCAGATGCACGCGATTGCGCAGGTGCATTCCATTCTTGACGACAGATTACAGACGCAGCAACAGCTCTCCAAGGTGTATGAGCAGTGGCTGGCACAGGTTCAGTTGCAGCACCGGATCGTCACTCACTTGCTCTTGCAGTCGTTCGCGCTGATTTCTTTTCTGCTGCTGTGCGCCGCGCTGATGGGCGCTCTGGTGCGGATGATGCTGAACAGGTCGAAGATGGAGCAACGCAACCTGCATACGCTGCGGACGATTGTGCACCTGGCGATTCAGTTCGTGACCCTGGTCTTGGTGTTGCTGGTCATCTTTGGCGCGCCGAGTCATACACCGACGATTCTGGGATTGGCCACGGCCGGTTTGACGGTAGTGTTTCAGGACTTCATCCTCTCATTTTTCGGCTGGTTTGCGCTGATGGGGAAGAACGGGATACGCCTGGGTGACTGGGTGGAGATCAATGGTGTGGCGGGCGAGGTCATCGAGATCGGAGTGTTCCGGACGGCACTGCTGGAGACGGGAAACTGGACGGACAAGGGGCATCCGACGGGGCGGCGAGTGACGTTTATGAATAAGTACGCGATCTCGGGACAGTACTTTAATTTTTCGACCACGGGGCAGTGGATGTGGGACGAGATCAGCGTGAATGTGCCGCAGGGCGAAGACACCTTCAAGATGATCGATCAGATCCACAAGGCGGTGCTGAAGGAGACCGAAGAGGGTGGCAAGCAGGCGGAGCAGGAGTGGCAACGGGCGACGAAGCAACATGACCTGAGCCTGTTTTCGGCGGCTTCTTCAGTGGAGATGCGCCCGGCTGGGGCGGGGATCGATATTCTGGTGCGCTATGTTACCCGCGCAGGAGACCGGTTCGAGATGAGGAACCGGCTGTATCAACTTGTGATTGACCTGATGCATAAAACGGACGGCAAATCCTTACCTGCAAAGAGTGCTTCCGTTTAA